One Pangasianodon hypophthalmus isolate fPanHyp1 chromosome 7, fPanHyp1.pri, whole genome shotgun sequence genomic window, GGCTTTAAGTCTGCAGATGCCAACACTTTtattacacactgcaaaaaataccaccttagcaagtgaaattatcttgaatatagtcacatttatctagtatttcctattataagatttcACTAAACCCAAAATAAGATTATTCTACCTATTTCTGGAcaattttttactaatttcaagctataatattttgtaattttatataaatagaaaagtttgcttctttttttaagaaCTAAATGCtagaaattagcaaaattatctgtcaaTTGAACAAGGCACCTTAAATAGAGTGGCACTGTGGCTTAGTTGGTTAAAGTGCCTGTCTAGTAAACAGGAGATCctgggttcaaatcccagcagtgCCTACCATAAGACACTTCTTGTTTCCAGTACCTTGGCATTCATATTGCATAGGACCTGTTATGGTCCTCTCACATTAACACCCTGGTGAAGCAGTCTTGTCAGTGTCTTTACTACCTTAGATGCTTAAAGGCCTTTAAACTGCTCTCTGAGGTGCTAAGAAACTTTTACACCTTCCTGATGGGAATcatcacagcctggtttgggaacagcaccaAGCTGAGTTCCCTGACCTACAGTCTATCTACAGCAAGCAGTACTGGACCAAGGCCAGGAAGATAGTGAAGGGCCTCAGCAATCTGAACAATGGACTCCTCTCTCTGTTGTGGTCAGGGAAGCGCTTCCGCTCCCTGAAGGCCAAcaaagagagaatgaggaggagcttcttcccacaggccTTTCAGGCCCTGAACCAGGGAAACACTTAGAACAAGACCTTGGATTTGTTTGCACAACACCCACATCCCCTACATTCCTGTTAATATACCCATGTTAccccatatttataaatgtttattatatatgttagcAATTTCACTGCAACTACCTCAGTATCTCATTGCACAtacaactgcacatatctgcactttattccaaaTATAGTTCATACTGTTGCTGctatctatcttttatatcctatattcttatatttttccttttcgaCTTGTATacaagtaaattctggtttatgtaaattctatttttatgtcacaaacagtcataaaaagcatttcactgcaagtagTACTGTGTACGGTTGTGTATGTGatcaataaaatttgaatttgagagcatctttaaacacaaaagGCACCTTTcaactttgtttttcttctgacttttttctgccttccctttcctttctctctcctctagTCCTGGTTGCCTTCCACCATCTCTGACTACACGGGCACAGAGATCTGGGTAGTCGAGGCACACAGCCCGTAGTAACCACCTGAGGCCTCGCAATGTCTTCCTGTCTGACCATCGACGCAGGTCCATTAAGGCAGAGCATGGCTCCTTTTATGGGACAAAAACTTTATTATTCATACAGTTGCTCAtgcaatgtaaataataaaaagcccAAAATTAGATATATCACAtaagtatataaaatacattacagGTATTACTCTAGAGATATTTTGATTTCTGgccacatactgtattttgtcATAACTCAGTACGTTACTCACAATGTGGCACAGAGACCGGCTCTGATTGACCAGCTTCTCCAGGGACAGGACCTCAATCAGTTCACTTCCCAGTAAGGCATTcattttgtcttgtttattGGCTAATCTGTAAAGAAGAACAGTCTGTGGAAATGATTTCCTTTGCATGTAGAGGAAACCACTTATACCATTCATTTTAAGAATAATTTTAAAGAGCATTTAAACATATAGAGGGTATCTAAATGATGGCTTACACTAACAAGGGCTTTCCAGCCACTCTAGGCTGTCTCAGCATGTCTGTCAGAAGCTCTTTGACCTCTTTCATTCTGTGCCTATCACTGGAATCCACCACAAAAATGACTCCATGGGCCTCGCCGTAGTATTCTCTCCAGCATGAGCGAAACTCAGGACTTCCACCCATGTCCAGCAAATTCACCAGGAAGTTTTCCAACCTTAACTCATAGCGGACACATCCATGAGTAGGACTCACTTCTCCATGGGGAGCTAAACAAATGGTAGGTTTAGAAAATATTGTAAACTCCatcaatatttatatacagtaagcTAATATACATGATTTGATATTAGATATTTACCTCTTAACATCCCTCTGATGCACAATGTCTTTCCAACCTTGTCAAGACCAACCACTATCACAGTAACTTTCctgaagaaacagaagaagtgCCCATTACCAGTCCATCTAGGTAATTCCTGGTTTTCTCAGGCTAGTATTAAACAatctacatttattcattttggcaTTATAACTGAACTAAGCAGCTCACTGGCTTAGCAttagcagcttggcagtgccaggatttgaacttgcaaaCTTTCTGATGAGTAGCCCAgagtttttactgttttattctcTAGTCTGTTTCTAACGAGCCCAACACCCGTGCAAATAAGTACTGTGATTATATCTGCTAGCATTTACCTCATGGGTTGCTGCAGTTTGGAAACCCAGTTGCAGCAGTTGCTCATCAAATTGAACATATTGAGATGAGGAGGAGAGCACCATCTTCTTGTTTCAAACCTGCATACAGATTGTAGCATATGTTCCACAGACAGTGAAGCCGTCTACTGGGCTGTTGGCCAACTCTTAGAGCTGTCTCAAACTATAAACTGATTTGTGCCATTATAAATAGATTTAGCCTTTGATTTCTAGGCTAAGTTCTAAGGCTAAATTACCAATATACATTTCTATATAGTTAAAATAGTCCTTAAGTAGTGAGGCAAAAGTCTATTAATATCCACATGCTGCAATACCTTTAAGTGCAATAAGCAATCTTAAAGCTATATGCACAACTTGTGAAAGGGCATTATAAATGGCAGGAATATAAttccataataataaaaacaggaatataataatatataaaaagcaaaataattgtggacattatataaaaatgaaatgcagctaGAAACAACTTCTGTTCACTATAGCTGGTCAACATATAACAGGTCATGTTCCTGGTCAGGTCACTTTATATGCGGTATACAGAACTATGTCTTATGAgttccatgtttttttaatttgttaaaaaaaaacagcgtttTTTAAGGCCTTTACAAAGAAGTGCAGTAACACAGAAGTAAAGTAGCACAATACATGACACAAGCAGATTCAATTTTACTGCaaggttttgttaaaaatgccAATTTACTTACAGTAATATGTCcttatttatttgcatgtttatGTTTTCCTCGCCTGTGGCATTGTGCACAGTGCAGAGAAATCCTAATCTGGCTCAAATTATGCCTCTAATCCTGTCACCTCATCGGGGAGGAGCCAAGTAGGCTTACTCTTCTTACTAATCACATGAGCTTCTGGGACATCTGCTCTCCTTATTGGCAGGTAATGGTTTGTTTATCTGACCCAAATAGAGATTCACTTATGTGTGATTCTTCAGTGACAAAATGTGTTTCATGCTTTTCAATTCACTTCCAGTAATTATGGATTATATGATAGCTGGGTATTACCATATTGTGGTATGGCACTGTTGATAAAGGCAGTGTAAAACCAGGTAGAAGAAACTGACTGGAAATGCTGGCATCTGGTGTCTTGTGTATGCAAGCACATGCCAACAGTGTAAATCATATgtgtattcattttctttttctgacatCATAGAAGGTTTGGCCTATAAATACCTACCTTACTGATGAGCTCTTTCAggaaataaaccaaataataaaaaaatacatatctGTTTGGGAGGGTGAGGCATGgaggcttagtggttagcatgtttgctttgcctcgcacctccaggctTGGGGGCTCGATTCCCTGCCCTGTGTGcgcagagcttgcatgttctctccgtgCTTCAGGAGCTTCCTCCTGGTTGTGCACTGCAGCAAGGACAGAAGGgactaatattatatataaatattcgcTAATTTGTCATTGGACATGTAAGCTCTATGAACTAATTTAAGTTGCACCTGGTTCAGGGGAgtagaggaggaggaaaaattTATTCTTTCCTGAACTTCCTCCCACCAAACCACATCCTGCCCCTCTGCCAGCTCTGACTCCTCCTTATTCTCGGTTCTGGAAATATTTTCTTCAGAAAGAGACATGATAGTATTATAAGAATACTGATATGACACCTTTTAGGTTAGATGTCCATGAAATATGTGCTTGTTTCCTTGCAGAGTATCAATATCATAGTCTTCACCTTGGGACCATGACTCTATACGGTGTGGTAACAAACCTTTAACTTTGATCATGTAATAGCAAACATTATATGACataaaacttctttttttcatcatcatATGCTTAAATCATCTAGCCACATATTTGTCTTTTAAGACTGTGTATTCTTCCAGAAGTTTCTGAGTAGCCTTGAAACGAGCACATGAGTCTGATGAATTTATAAACTAAACTTgttctgataaaaaaaactttgactTTTGATCAAATCTGAATAAGAGGACATCTCTGTGTTAACTGGTTTGGCCTTAGCTTTTCGCCTGCTGTTTGTTAGAGACATAACTGCTGTTAGAAAAAAGCTGTTAGACAAGACTATTTTTAAGACTGCTCTGAGCACACTATATAAGTGTCTGTTTTTCCCTTGAGCTTGAGAATAAATCTGGTTTGCTCATATGATCTCATCCATTCATTTGATATTGGTAAGAACTAAAATCCACCACAGTGGGCAGCCTATTAAGACGGTCCCTGCTACATCATGGTTGTCCTCTTTTCCGTTCTCTTCTTGCAGAGGAGTTCCTTTTTCTTGCAAATCCTTTATAGAAAATCCTTTTTTCTTGCAAATCCTAATTTTATATTTGCAAGTCCTGTTTATATCTGCACAGTCAAGAGAGTGTTCTCATGCACAAACTGGGAATAATTTTATAAGTTCATACTGATAACTTCCTGccatgggttggcaccccatctagggtgtcccctgccttgtgccccgagtcccctgggataggctccaggctaccccgTGACTCCAGGCTACCCCAGgctaggataagcggtacagagaatggatgaatGGCTGGATACTGATAACTTGTAAATTGTTGAACATTTTTCAACTTTCCCAACCACTTGTATTTGCAGAACCTTGAACTAACATCAGTAGGAGAGATGCAGACAAATGCTCAGACCTCTCAAAAGAAAAAGTCAGCTCCTTTGCTGCTGTGTCATGGCAGGAGCAGAAACTGACAGAAACTTGGCTGCTCAGCCCCATGGAAAAGTAGGAGTAAACACTTTTACATGGGCCAAATGCAAGAACTGTTAGTGACATCGCAGTAGTGTAATTAACACTCCAAGATATGAGAGCCATAGCAATGGGATGTAATAACTGGGTTAACACAAAAGAGAAGACAAGTTTGGCTGCCTCAAATTCCATTGCTGGCACCTGGTAGAAAGACTCTGCCCCACCTGATGCTAGTACCTGGACAGGTTTTTGATACACAGGCCCAGGAAGTGCCAGATTCTGTCTGACAAACATTTGAGGCCcttatttgctgttaaattCAAAATCCACAAAAGCAGTTAGAGAGAGTAATACAGGTTTCTGCTGCAACAACAGCCCGTAACACAAAGGCAGTTTTGTGCCAGAGCAGGGTGTGACCAAACCTCAGAAACTGTCGTTTCTGTATAGCACacagcaggttttttttccaggttcTAAAAAAGGAGGTGGAATCTGACACATTCTGTAAGAAAGAAACCTAAATATCTGGTGTTCGATATCTTACGCATACCATGTCATGCTAATGGTGAACAAACATGACTGTTTTGTGAGCATAGATTTTAAAGATGCATATTCTGAAAGCTGTGGAATACAGTGTAAGACTCTAAGCACTCCCATATAAGTGGAGGGACATACCAATTGAGAGTTCTCAGGAGCACCCAGAGTTTTCATAAAGTGTATGTGAGTTGCCCTAGACCACTGTGAGGTGGAAaccaccctgaatgggatgctaGTCCAATGcagaacaccatacacacacattcacacactcatttacagcTAGGGGCAAGTTATCTTAGCCATTCCACCTACTGGTGTGTTTTTGAAGGGTGAGGAGACCAGAGAATCGGGACAGAATCCAcacggacacagggagaacatgtaaacagacagacagacagtaacctgagctcaggatcgaaccagacTGTCCAACGTGGTTCACAGAcaaggcagagacagagaggccagGATGCATTGGCAATGATTGGATAAATCTACACCTGTATGCTTTCCTGCCACTGCCACTCTTATAGATTACACTGTAGTGTATCTGACAAATTATGCAAACAGTGTTGTTAATAGGCATATTCTGGCCAAACCAGAAATTATGGATCTGGCCCCTGGCAGCAACTCCAACATACTGGCATCTTGTAAGGGTCAGGCACACGGTTATGAGTGTCCATTTAAACACCAGTGGGCAAATAGAAAGCTTTTTCCACCATGATGTGAAACACTGGGCATAAGACCCTTATCATGCACCATGACCAATATTTCTATTGCTAGAAGCCTCTCTTTCTGGGTCTATCCTAAAGGTGTATGTGGCAGCATTGTCTCTGCACCAGAGATTGGTTGACAGTTTGCCACTGTGACCGAATTAAACTAGTCAAAACATTTCTTAATGATAAGGAACATCCTCCACACAATCCCATGTTCCTTCAGTGGGATCTGGACTTGGTGCTAAACAATATGTCCAACTCGCCATATGAACCAATGGAAGATGTTATTTGTTATTGGCCATCACTATGGCCAGACAAGTCAGTGCATTTTTGCATGCACTATTGATCAGCATACAGTATCTACACTGGGGAATTCAAGGTATTGGTTTCACAGCATGTTACATAAACCTATCTGCTGTTGTAGATAAGAATGCACTCAGGCCAGCCCTATGTCCAAGTAAGATCCCCTAAGCCTTGAACTGTAAGGTAATGTTGAACTGACTGCCAGTTGGTGGTACACTGACCAgctatttgtgtgttttggggagCACCACAAATGTGCTTCGCTGTCTAATGACAGGTTAGTCAATTTAGCAAAAAAGTGATTGCACAGGTATACTTGAACATAGGTCAAGAAGTGCCTTCTTCCATTAAATGCCATTCGAGCTGTACTATGGCTGTGTCCTGGGCGGCATTAAGACAAGCGTCACTTGTGGACATTTGTGAAGCAGCAGAAGGTTGCTTCATAGCAACACATATGCTCTGTGGTGAGTTTCAGTGATTCTCAGCCTCAGTAGAGAGCAGTATGACAACTTTGATTCTTTTTCTCAGTAAAGAACATTACGAGAACGTGAACTTTTAACCTGAGCAGCTCCCATTCCCAAGAAGCACTATTTAGGAGTATTGTCCATTATTGTATGAAGTGTATACTTTTGCAATGCCGTTGATATGTGGCCTTTACTAGGTTACTAAGTTACATATGAATGTTACTCTTGTAACTGTAGTTCTACTAGAGGACTAGTAGAGGACTGCCAGGGCCACCTGGGTCACTCAGGTAGATGAGAATGGCCAGAGAAGGAGTGTGATGTAGTGGGAACCTTTTATATGCTGCTCACATGAGGTTAAGGTCACAGTCATGAGGAGACAACTTTGCTATTCCTGCTtaacaatgaaataaacatatagGAACACTCCACTAGTTCCAAAGGAGACTGCCTGGGCCAGTCGTCACAGagccacagttacatacattaACTTGCATTTCTGCCCATTAGTGCTGCAGTTGGCTGCATATACAGTGTGATCTATTCCTGGCCACCAGAGGTCCTTAAAATCAATTCTGCTGTTACTGGGTTTCGTGTTGTCCATTATCTTAGGCTAGTGGGCCATAAGATTCAAATAATTGACTATAACAAGGAGGAAACCATTAGGCAAGTATCCAAATGCATCTCTGAGCTCTGGCTGCTAAGATAATAATGCATGGCTGCTAGTGGTTTAGTTTCAAGTCTGATGAAATTACAGAAGGGCAGAAGATCCATTTTCTTGCAGGCACCGTTTTCATCCCGGATGTAATGTtgcaaacaaccaaaaaaaccctTCATTGCATTAGCACTGAAGTGTCTTATAACAGAGTTCCTTCTTCTGTTGGTTAGGATCATCCTGTAGCAGCTGGCCATGACAAAAATAGAAACAACATAGTAGCTATTGCTCCACCTCTGATCACACATACTCATATATCTTATCCAAAATAGTTGCTGTTGCAGTTTAAATTAACTTAACCAATTATCCTGATAATTAAAAGTGTTTATCTTTAAGGCAACTTTGATTAGTCAAACTCTAATCCTAGGAGTACTAGAAagtatttgtcacatatacagtactgtgcaaaaaaagtcttaggcaccctattttttttagtacaaactttgttatagatttttattttatgacgtctacattattgattcagtacaaaaacattttagaatttttcagcacaaaattaaatgttacagaacaatgtttgtatgtcagtaaagaaagcagcatattacataagagacacttttcagacaaaaaaaaacataatgaaggctgctgggttttgctgcaaaaataagaagcaagtgcgacagtcaaagtctccagaagaactctggctgcttctgcaagatgctcagtaacacttaccagcaaatttccttataaaactgcacacattgtacctaagactgctattttttttttttaaagcgaaggatcatcacaccaaatattgactttattttatttattactgtttactgctctttatagtatttttttaaatgtagaaacattaagtttcattatttctgaaggcatctttgctctacagcatttctttgcatgtgcctaagacttttgcacagtactatacattacagtacagtgaaatttcttTGTATTCCCTGCTTGTTAGAAACGTGGGGTAAGAGTGCAGGGTCAGTCGTGATAtggtgcccctggagcagatagaGTAAAGCAACTTAGAGTTCTACTAAGGCTCTTTGTTTAGTGGCCATGCTGACTGTGCAATATAATTTAATAGAGCACAGtttcccagccctggtcctaGAGTACAACTGTCctgtattttagtgttttctctgctttaaCATACTGAATTCATCccaggaagggctgttaattaaAGTGATTAGCTGAATTaggtgtgttaaagcagagAAAGTAGCATAGGGGGTACTCTAGAACCAGGGTTTGAAACCTGTGTAGTAGAGTAATGTATACTATTATGGACCAAAAACTATTATGGAAATTGACGCTCCCAGACACAGAGTAATGGCTGCTACACCACCACTGGGCCATTGTGTGCAGTAACTCTAGAAGACTGAAAGCAACAAAAGAGTAAGACTAATAGATCTCAGGGTAATATTCTATAATTAAATCACATGCAATACAAACTCTTCAAGCCCTTAAATGATATCATGTTCACTAATAGTGCCCTAAGTGCAAATATGTCAGTGACTAATACTGATTGCATTCACGGAtgcttattttatatatttatgctattttatatgttatatacacatatatttactgtatatacagtcaagtccataagtatttggacagtgacacaattttcataattttgtctctgtacaccaccacaatggatttgaaatgaagcaatcaagctgtgattgaagtgtagactttcagctttatttcaaggggtttaacaaaatatatttcattaatcatttaggaattacaaccattCTTAAAAAGtcccttcattttcacaggcttcATTTCCTCATCATTAttaatgacaaattaaggagctaaaaggtctggagttgattccaagtgttgaatttgcatttggtagctgtttaAGGGAACTTTCACTGTGCGGTCTAAAGAGGtctcgatgcaagtgaaggaggccatcattaggctgaaaaaacaaaacagatctaTCAGAGAGGCCACTCTTTCTAAGTAGAAACTTTAGGGGTGGCCAAATCACCAATCTGGTACATTGTTAAAAAacaggaatgcactggcgagctcagcaacacgaaaaggcctggaagaccatggaacaCAACTAAAGTGGATAATGGccgaattctttccttgttgaagaaaaacccattCACAACATCTAACCAAGtcaagaagaagaggaggagatagccgtatcattgtcaaagtctacaatcaagagacaccttcatgaatgtaaatacagatggtttacctcaagatgcaaaccactggtaacactcaagaacagaaaggccagattagactttgctaatgaaaaagggctcatgatccaaagcataccataTCATctgtcagtcacctgacctcaacccacgTGAGCATGGTTTTCACTTACTGacgacaaaactgaaggcagaaagacccacaaacaagcagcaactgaaggcagctacAGTAAAGggctggcaaagcatctcaagggaggaaactcagcatttggtgatgtccatgggttccagattttaggcagtcattgactgcaaaggatttgcatccaagtattaaaaataatcctaatatttatgattgttattttgtccaattacttttgagcctgtgaaaatggagggactatgtaaaaaaatggctgtaattcctaaacaattaatgcaatatttttgttaaacccctcgAATGTtggaaagtctacacttcaaaaagtagaatatttgaaatatttacatgaatttcagagtttcttagtatttggtatgtccccctTTTTTGCTtatgtcatctgaacacatgcttcattagaagagattaggcaagAGGAAACTCtgatcttttgtacaaagcagttaacacggtcagtatcacaaatttgcttacatttaaataggaacCTAGAAATAATTCAGAATCTtgagatattgaacatttactttctttgttttaaatatttcttttaaggGATCAAAAGTAACTAGACAATTGGCTGCTGttatttcctcattatttcacttacaagtaagcaaATAAAAGATCTAGAattgatttcaagtgtggcatttgcatatggaatatgtaaatgtgtgcgtgtgtgtgtgtgttctaaaaGTTGTTGCATTCAGACGTGTTTCCTGGACTGGGTGGACCTGTCTCACATGGATGGCTCCTTGGTGGGGGAGCAAATATTGAATCAAAATCTAGAATGGAAACTGAGTCTGGCGGTTACGTGTTTAGAGCCTTTATGCAGCACATGCGAATTGAAAGAGGCCAATCCAGATTTGTTTTTAGATGCTACTAAAGCCAAAGGTGAACATGGCAGTTAAATTCTCCAATCATTATCAGCCTTGAAAAAAATTTACCAGTGATTTCAGCTGAGGCACATCTGCTGCCAGGTCGtctacacacctacacacagcgCCTTACTATGGTGAACAGATGCTGCCGGACATGGCCGTTTACGACTGCTGTATCAGCACTGATATCAGCACAGGAGATGTCTGAACCAAACAATATCTCCCTAAGATGGTCAATACCACGGCAGCAAGCACATAGTTGGTGTCCATCTTCTGCTTCCAAGAACAGTATGTGTTAAAGTGAGGTAAAGTGACTCATACAGGCTAGCACAGGGGTTTCCAATCTTATCtggaaagggccggtgtgggtgcaggttttcattccaacttagcagaagccacacctgagtctattgaaagccaagatcaactgattaaacaggtggaatcaggtgtggctcctgatTGATAGGAAAGAAAACCTGCAGCCTcgctggccctttgtggataagattggacactcCTGGCTTAGCAATAGGTAGCCACAGGTCTGCTAGTCTACAGGACGCCAGGAGTTATAAAATCGCAATGAAACTTACCGGTGGGGAGAATGAGGGGTGAAATGGAGAGAAATTGACTCCCTTGTGTTAGCAATCTGGCTAACTCAGTAGTGAATAATGCACTGAACAGCAAACTAGCCAACATCTGGGCATAGAGGTTTGTCTGCCAAAGACCTGCTAGTCAGTAAACTGCAGGGAATGAGCAGAAAACTGAGTGGAAAAATTGCTGAGGGAGAACATGACCTGGTGGAGAGAATGAGGGGGTGAACAGGAAACCCAACTCCAGCCCAGAGCTATGTACCGGATTATGGCTACTGTAGCAGGCTTAGCAACAAAGAGGGCATAGTACCATGAGGGACACCCACTCGATCACGTTAGCAGCACCTGCAAAATGCCAATAATGCTGACAGATTAAAGATGACAGGTAAATGGGATAAATGGAGGAATTTTAGTAAAACCCACTCAACCATGCTAGTGGCACATATGCACAGGCCCCACTGGTTGTCCATATGAAGGGGGATGTGAATGTTCCTTGATACTGAGCGCCACAGAAAAATGAGAAGTGAGTGCTGCCACTGAGCAAAAATACAGCATTAGTAGTGGCTAAACTGTCAAACAGCATGTTGAGTGAAGCTAACCAGGCTAGCAATAATAACACGAGAAAACATCTTCCCAGATTTCTCCAGAATGGGTGCTAGAATGTAAGAAGAAAAATGCACTCAATGCAGCAGAAATGATTATAGGTAATGATAGGGGTCTTTTGCCAACTTTGGAGGACCGGATAAACCTAGCTCTGACCATAGTCACAATCTGTTACACAGATAGTTCCACATGGTGTACACGTGTGCAtgatgagaagaagaaagtgaAAGATGGCTGTATGTCAGAAGTATTTATTGCATGTACTGTTTCATAGGTCACTTTCTGACCTTGTTGGAAGGTCTCCGTATGCATGTACATGTGCACATGATGGTATCCTGGTGATTCTCACCTCTAACCCCTGGTGGTTAGAAGGCATGAAATGGAACTGCATTCTACTTTATTCTACTGTAATCTTTGGAATCAAATTGAAATTATTTCCTGTTCCTGTGACTTGACAAGCCATGTGGCTAGATAAGAAGTGAGCTTATAAATGAAGCACTGTtgatttcaaaaaaaaaaaaaattgcatttgctCAGCATAAAAttaagggagaaaaaaaatctaatattgattataaaatttAGTATGTTaggtttaaaatgttcttttattatcatttgcctttataactgcctTTACAGTTAGATTGtctctatttgttttttgtaaagATATGTTGTAAATAGATGCCAGTCATAGAGTGCCATGTCTGATTTTAAAGCCTATGATTGTcattataaacaaattaaaatccAAGAACACAGTCCGCTTTAATTAAAACAAGTACTCATAACCACAGTTCTTTACTGTATATAGAAGATAATCTAGACATCCAAGCAGGTCAGTGCTCTTCCAGCTGTGAAGGTGGAACCACTGGATCAGGCTTAACAGAGAGCCTAAAAAGAGATCTGAGGACAACAGTTATTAAAATGATGCTTGTAAATGAGATATGTTTCAATATACTACTACATTAGCTCCAGTTTGGTTATTTATTAGGGCTGATTTTGTTTAGTGCCCAACAATAATcttactgaattttttttacattattgaaTTCTTTTATTACACAGATATCAGTTTCAAAAAGTGTTGGAAAATGTTATGTCAGAAATAGATTCAGGCTGAACAAAATGTGGCACTGTGTAGTATGTAGATGCTTTGGCGTTGGTGCTTGA contains:
- the arl13a gene encoding ADP-ribosylation factor-like protein 13A, which produces MQINKDILLFETRRWCSPPHLNMFNLMSNCCNWVSKLQQPMRKVTVIVVGLDKVGKTLCIRGMLRAPHGEVSPTHGCVRYELRLENFLVNLLDMGGSPEFRSCWREYYGEAHGVIFVVDSSDRHRMKEVKELLTDMLRQPRVAGKPLLVLANKQDKMNALLGSELIEVLSLEKLVNQSRSLCHIEPCSALMDLRRWSDRKTLRGLRWLLRAVCLDYPDLCARVVRDGGRQPGLEERERKGKAEKSQKKNKVERLKACNPDIDQTQCPLEEEQKSRSHLQPIILKENSFQKKLKKKKLKVKIKAITVKKGSKNEEVDKEQKEDEEAEGNNAEQDGNGQKEKASRDQVPQRSVRLKPKAKVETLDHPESQESKPSEAGNGQNKKKKKVVKGKRKNRINTEEIPVNYRQPADLSATFDLYRKAILALKARQDQSLMPEQ